The window ATATACAAACCAAAACATCCCTTTGGCTTCCGATTATTTTTTTCTCAATCGGTACATTTGGCTTATTGCATATGATTACATTTCCGGGGATGCCTACTTTTATTACCGAAAGCTCTGAAATAAAAACTGGGTGGTTCGAAATTTTAGTAAGAATCACACAGTCAGCTGGTATTTTTCTTTTAGTCATCTTTATGCTTAATGATAAAGAAGAAAAATTAATCAAGAAGTATGGGTATATTTTAGCAACCATATGTATTTTGTTGGTATCAGCATCGATTATTTTCTTATTTGAAGACTATCTACCGATGATTTCTAATAATGGGGAATCTACCTTATTAAGGGTTACGATTTACCTTACGATTTGTTTTATTTATACATTATCAATCCTTCTCATCATTAAAATTAGGAAGAAAACGAAGGATTACATTTATATTTATTTGATTATGGGGATATTCTTCCTATTGTCTCTTAATTTATTAACATTAGTTTATGGCGGCAGCCAAGGATATTATAATTTTTTAGTCCACTTTTTAAAGGTTCTAGGGAATATGTATATTTTTATTGGCTTCTATTCTTCCAAGCTTCAGTTAACCTTTCTAAAAAAGGAAAAAATGGAGGAGGATTTAAATACGACGCAAGGGTTACTGGAATCCTTTTTTGAGAATACACCGGAAGGCTTGCTCATCCTTGATAATCAAGGATCTATACTCCGTGCAAACAAGGGGTTTGAAAAAATCATCGGTGTAAAAGAATCCGATGTGATTGGGCAGGATTTCCGATCGATTATGAATCATGGGGATGACCTGTCAGATGTATTGGAGCAAGCTCTAAATGGCTCCAATATTAATGATTTTGAAATCAAACAGCAACGAGAAAATGGGGATACCATATACCTTATGATCTCATTGTCAAATATTCAAGGGACACATACAGGTAATATTTCTGCAATCATTCGGGATATTACAGAGCAAAAAGAGTATGAGTGTAATCTTCACGCTGCCAAGCAAGAATTAACCGATACGATTCGCCAGCAGCAAGGGATTATTTTTAAATATCATAAAGTAGATGCTTCCTTTATTCACACCCTTTTTGACGGAGAGTTATATTACAAATTATGGGGTGCTCCGGTGCAAATGATAGGCCATCGCTTCAGCTATCCAACCGGACATGAAGCGTTCGATCAGCTTCTTTACCATTACCAAATCGCATGGGACGGTCGTGATGTAAGCTTTGAATTGGAATGGGATCATATCTCCTTAGCCGTTTCATTAAAACCAATTATTAAAGCGGCACAAGTAGTAGAAGTTGTCGGATCAATTGTTGACATTACACAATTAAAAAAGACGGAAGAGCTACTAAGGAAATCAGAAAAGCTTGCGGTGGTTGGTGAAATGGCTGCAGGTGTTGCACATGAAATACGAAATCCGCTGACGACCTTGAAGGGCTTTACCCAGCTGCTTAAGATGGAGGTTGACGATAATCGTCTGCCCATGCTAGAGCTTATGTCGTCAGAATTGAATCGAATTGAAATGATTACAAATGAATTTATGGTGATTGCAAAGCCCCAGGCGATAGAATATAAAACACATAACATCAAGGATATTATGAATCAAGTTCTATCCTTTATGGAACCACAGGCGTTGTTGCAAAATGTAACGATGAATAAATTGTTTATTGAGACTGAGCCATATGTGCAATGCGATGAAAACCAGTTAAAACAAGTATTTATTAATATCATCAAAAACGCTTTCGAGGCAATGCCTAATGGTGGAAGTCTGACCGTTGAAATAAAGGAATCAAATCAACAAACGATTGACATTTCAATAAAGGATACAGGTGTAGGAATTCCAAAAGAAATCATTCCAAAGCTCTGTGAACCTTTTTATACATTAAAGGAAAAAGGGACAGGGTTAGGGTTAATGATAAGCTACCGTATCATTGAGGCCCATAAAGGAACCATTGCCTTTTCAAGTAATCTTGATAAAGGAACTATTGTGACGGTAGAATTACCGCTTCAAGCTGTTGAAGTACCGTCTTCTAGTCTATAGGAGTAAAATAATCGAATAAAAATGTGAAGGGACGGAAGCTCTGTCAGTTTGTGTATAGAGCTTCCGTTCCTTTTTTATCCTCTAACAAGAGCTAGCCACCTACTGCAATGAGTAGTAACAATTCATAAATGGAAAAAGTGAAAAGATTTTATGCTACTTAAAACCGATGTATTTCAACTGTTTTAACAGTGACAACATTTAAAATTAGTATGATTCGTACCAAAACTAGAAAAAAATTGGGCAACATCATCCGTATACTGATTTTTCTAACTATTTTAAAATTAGAATACGCTTACAAAATAAAGAACATATAGTTAACTACACATAAATTGATCCAAGTTATCACATGCATGGAAATCAAAAAATCTGCCATTTAAAAAGGAGGAGTAGAAATGACAGAAAAACCAGCATTCAAAAAGACCATCCGAGATACAGCCTGGGACTATAAAACGAAAAATGAATATGAAGATGTGACAGTTAAACAGCAGCCGTATGTTCATATGCATTACCGTCATATTTTCGATGAAAGGGATTACGACATCTATGATCCACGTTATACACGCTTGAAATCTTCCGATTGGGAGGCCTTCCGTGATCCAAAGAAATTTTGGTATACAACCTACGTCAATAACCGCAAAAAATTAGCTGAAGAAATTGAAAACGCCTTCAATCAGACGAACGAGCTTGGGATTGTTGAAAACCTTTCCGCGGAGTGGGTGGATGCAGTAAGAGATATCTATACACCGCTTCGTCACTTAGAATATGGCGAGAATGTCCAAATGCAGCATGTCATTCGTTATGCACTAGGTTCTGCGATTGAGCAGTGTGCAACCTATCAGGCGTATGACAAAACAGGTAGAGCCCAATGGATTTCTCAATGGGCAATGAATATGCAGGAGCATCATGGCGATTTTCTAGCACATGGTAAGGAAGTTCTTTTGAACGATCCAGCCTATCAGCCGCTGCGTCGTTATGTGGAAGAAATTCTGGTAACGGACGATTGGGCGGAGGTTTTAGTTGCTGAGAACTTAACCTTGGATCTTTTGCTCGGGAACCTGATGTACCGTGAGTTTAGTAAAGAAGCGATGAAGCATGGAGATACGCATCTAGCCGTGATGAACCTTGTGATTGGTAAGCAGTTAGATTGGCATCGGGATTGGGCATTCTCTTTATTTAAGCTTTTAGCACAGGATACAGCTGAAAGCCGTTGGGATTATTTGAAGGCACTTGGCTATGAAGATTGGGGCGGCGATTACCGTTGGGGTAAAGTGTTAAGCGATCCAAGAGAAACGCCAGAGGAAACCTTATCAAATGTAGAAATCATTCAGGAATGGGTAGAAAAATGGTATCCAAAGGCCTTTGAAGCAGTGCTGGCCTTAGCTCCGTTATTTGAAAAGTATGGTATTGAGATTAATCTTCCAGAAGCACTGAAAAAGATTGAGGAAGAAAATATTATCCCAATCTATAAAAAATATAAGCTTCCATTTAAACAATACGAAATAGCACTTAGTTAATAGAAGGGGACGATAGCTATGACAGTCAAACAAGCCTATGTCGGCATGGATTTAGATACAAGCGGAGGCAGCATTGTAACGGCCATTATCGCAGCGATTGAGGAAGATAATGAGGGCGTCATTGTCGAGGATTTTCACGTATATAAAAAGGTAAAAGCTCCAGGGAAAATGGTTTTGAAAAGAGAAAGTGTTGAAGAGCATTTAGGTGCAGATTTTGAAATGGATCAAGTACATCTTGTTATGTCTTCAGCTTTCGGATTCATTACAGATTGGGATGAAGAACAGTTAATCATTGAGTGGGAAGATTCAGAATAAGGAGGGATCATCACATGGCTAAAATGGGTATTAAAGAAAAGTATCATGCAATGACAAGGGACTTGATGTGGGAACCAAAGGACTTTGATATGAATCGGGTTTATCCTTTAATTGAGAAAGAGGGCATCATCCTTAAGGACCCAAGCAGATGGGAAGATCCATTCCGGATGGCCTATAACCAATATGTTAAAATTCAATCTGAAAAAGATGGAATCTATCATTCTGTCCGAAATGCCTTTGAGGCAAATGACGGCTATGCAAAGGTAGTAGACTCTCGCTGGTATGAAGGTGTAAAGGTATTTGCGAATGCCGTTCAGCCGGCAGAATATTCTGCTCACCGCTTGATGGCCTATGTCGGCCGTAACATTCCGATTGAAGCGATCCGCTTTGCAACCTTCAACCAGGCCATTGATGAGCTACGCCATGCGCAGATTGAAATTAAGCACTATGCACATATGAGTAAAGAAATTGATGGATTGCATGCTTTTGCCAATACATCGCAAAACCTATGGTTTAACACGGTACCAAAATCGTTCTTCGATGATGCGATGACAGCAGGACCGTTTGAAGCATTAATGGCGATTTCCTTCTCCTTTGAGTATGTATTTACAAACATTCTCTTCCTGCCATTTGCTTCATCTGCCGGTGCAGTTGGAGATGAAAACTTCGCCGCGGTTGGGAAAACGGTTCAATCGGATGAGTCTCGCCATATGGCACTTGGCATGTCTGCCTTGAAAATGCTGCTAGAGGAAGATGATCGCAATGTGCCGATTATTCAAGGCTGGCTTGATAAGTGGTACTGGAGAGCCTACCGTATGTTCTCAGTTGTTGCCACACTTGTAGACTATTATCCACGTATTCGTCCAATCTCTTGGAAGAAAGCGTTTGAAATGTATGTAGAAGAGCAGGTATTTAACGGATTGTTTAAAGATTTACGTAAATATGGCATTCGTCTGCCGAAGCACGCTGAGGACAGCATTAAAGAAAAAGAGCACTATTCACACTCTGTTATGCGTATTCTAGATCAATTTAAACATGCGAACATGTTTAGAGGCTTCCAACTGCAGCCGGATGATTATGAGTGGTTATCGAATGAATATCCATTGTTCGATGAGTATTATGCACCATTCTTCCGCCGCAATGATCATAACATTTTCTCTAATGCAAGCCCTGGAATTCCAGCGATTTGTTCGGTATGTCAAATCCCAGCAGAGTTTCCGGACCCTGATAATCCAACAAAGCTGTGGACTCAATATAGTGAATATAATGGTAAAACCTATATGACCTGCTCACCTGGATGTAAGCATATCTTTGAACAGGAGCCATTGAAATATATGCAAATTTGGTGGCCAGCAGAAGCCTATTTTAACGGAGAATTTGGTGAGGATCCGGTTGCAGGATTATTCAAATATATTGGTTTATCACCAGAGGAAGCGGGAGAGCACTATTCATCGAGAGAGCATGCACGTTGGCTCCAATATCGTGAGCATTTGGGTCTAGATAAGAAGTTTTTCTAAGTGAATGGGAGGGCAGAGGAATGGACTATTTAAAGGATCAAAATCATCTCATTGTCTGGTTCGTATTAGAGCCGGAAACAGATACATTATCAACCAGTTATCTTGGTAAGAGAGCCCGTTTGGATATGACAACAATGGAATTATTACAAGAAATTTTAGATGACTATAAAGCAGATAAAGAGAAGAACTATCGCTTTGTCTTAAAACGAGGTACCGAAGATGTGGAGCTTTCTTTAGAGAAGACGCTTCAAGATGTTGGGATGCGGAACGGAGATTATTTACAGGTCATTCCAGTTTAGACATTAAACAAAATGTTTCATTGAATGAAGGATGAGCATCTGCTTATTCTCTACTAAACGGATATATTTACTTTTATAGAGAGAGGAGAATGAAACATGAGCAAAGCGACAACAGCAGTAGAAACCTATGAAGTGACATTAGAGCCAAGCGGGAAAGTCATCACAGTAAAAGAAGGTCAAACCATACTGGATGCAGCGATCCGCAACGGTGTTCAGGTAGCATACGGATGCCGTCACGGCAGTTGTTCTGCTTGTAAGTGCCAGGTACTTGAAGGGGATTACGAGATTATGGACCGAGTATCAGAATACTCCTTGATGAGCTTTGAAAGAGACGAAGGCTTTACCCTTATGTGTAGCACACTTGTAGAAGGTGACCTTGTCATTGAAGTGGAGGAAGAAGAGTCAGACCTGCCATTCTTTGCGGTTCATGACTTTGAAGCAGAGGTAGTCGAAAATCATGCTGCTACACATGATATTCATATGATTAAGTTAAAGCTTCAGGATCCGGACGCTATACCATATGGCTCAGGTCAGTTCTTTGAATTTGAAATTCCTGATTTGGAGGACTCCCGTGCTTATTCGGTAGCGAATAAATATCAGGATGGCAGCGTGGTTGAGTTCCATGTTAAACGGGTACCTGACGGGAAAGGCTCCAATTATATGTGTGATTTGGCTATCGGGGATGTTATAACAGGCTCAGGGCCTTATGGAACGATGCAGCTCCGTAACCGTGACAAGGATATCATCTTTATTGCCGGTGGGTCTGGTATGGCACCTATCAAGTCGTTAGTGGAAGAATTATTCTCTGAGTCATTTGACAAAGAAGCATATTTCTTCTATGGTGCTCGTTCGAAGAAGGACCTTTATTTAGTAGAGGAGTGGGAAGAGCTAGCAAAGCAGCATGGAAACTTCCACTTTATCCCTGCCCTGTCACAGCCGGATGATACTGACGAGTGGGCTGGAGAAACAGGCTTTATCGCTGATGTCATTTCGAAGAAGCTTGAGAATATGTCGGGTATGGATGCCTATCTATGCGGACCGCCTATTATGATCGAAACATCCTGTGATGCACTCGCTAAAGGCGGCGTAAAAGGAACAGACATTTCATACGATGAGTTTTAACTTCATTCAGCAGAAGTCCTCCACTTCTATAAGTGAGGGTGAATGCTAATGGTTCTTCGATTCAGTGGGGGTTCAAACCCCGGCTGAATGAAGTTAAGCCTCCGGCGGATGTCACGGATTTTTTAAAGGTAGTTTATCGAGCGAGCTCAGGTAATCCGGACGCAAATTCGACGGGCGAATTTGATTAAATAATAGAATGCTAGGAGGAGAAAAGAATGGCTAGAGTAATGCGTATCGGTAGAATTGAACTGAAAGTATTGGATCTTGAAAAATCAGTAGAATACTATACAAAAGTGATTGGTTTAGAAGAAACGGGTCGTATGGGTGACAGTGTGTACTTAAAGGCATGGGATGAATACGATCATCACAGCGTTATTTTAACCAAATCGAACAGCGCGGGAATGGCTCATTTCGCCTTTAAAGTGGAAACATTGGATGATCTTGCTTACTACGAGAAAAAGGTAGAAGAATTCGGCTGTAAAACAACAAGAATTTCTAAGGGTACGAGATTAGCTGAAGGTGAAGCGGTTCACTTTATTTTACCAACAGGACATCACTGTGAGCTGTACCATGAAATCGATGTACTTGGAACAGCGGTTGGGAATCTTAACCCACATCCATGGCCACTTGGAAAAGTAGGCATTGCACCGCATCGCTTTGACCACTGCCTATTAACAGGGGACGATTTAAAAACAGTTACTAGATTCTTTATTGAGGCTCTTAACTTTAGACAAAGTGAAAAAATTACGACCGTTGACGGTGAGGAATTATTAGGAAGCTTCCTGTTCACAACGAATAAAGCTCATGATTTAGCGTTTGTTAAAGGTCCTGATGCGAAATTTCACCATGCTGGCTTCCATGTTGATTCTGTACATGATGTATTTAAAGCAGCTGATATTTTATCCATGTATGAGGTGCCATTTGATGTAACACCGACACGTCACGGGATTACAAGAGGTGAAACGATTTACTTCTTTGACCCATCCGGTAACCGTAATGAAGCATTTGCAGGCGGATACATCACATATCCGGATATGCCGACTATTACATGGACTGAAGACAAAATAGGACAAGGTATTTTCTACCACCGCAGAGAATTAACTGAATCCTTCATGAAAGCATTAACATGATCTGATACTAGCAACACTCACTTATCCATATAAAAAGGAGGGGTTAGCATGAATAAAATAACACTTAAAGCAAGAGGGCAGCAGTTTGAGTATTCCTGTCCAACTAATACTACGCCTTTAAGAGCGGCACGTGATCAATTCATTCCGATTCCAACCGGTTGTATTAGAGGCGGCTGTGGAATGTGTAAAGTAAAGGTGCTTGATGGTGATTATGAACAGGAAATCATTCGCTCCCATGATGCTTTATCAGATGAGGAACTAGCGAGCGGTTATGCTTTAGCCTGCTGTATGACAGCTAAAGGTGATCTTGAGATCATTACCGTTGAAGATTATCAGAAGCTTCAAGAAGAAAAAACAGAAAAAGTCAGTGGAACAAACAAATGTTAGTAACGAATTTTTATCCCATCTTCTGTAAGAGATGGGATAAATTCGTTATTTTTTGATTTTTTTGATAAAATATAATCAATAGATGTAATTAGTACTTATATGAAATTAATTTCAATGGACTCTATCAAATCAAATCTTTCTCTGGTGGTGAAGTGATTGTTACAAGGAGAAATGCCTATGCATCATACAAGTAATCAACCGATGATTAACATCCCTAGTTCAGCATTTGGGGAACTTCGTAGAGAGCTGATTGATATGTTAGGTTCCAAACGATCAAAAGGCTTTCTGCTTCGTTATGGCTGGAATTGCGGTGTAACGGATTGCAGACAGATGCTGGAATTGAATTGGGAAGATAAAAGAGAACTCATTCTAGCAGGCCCAAAGATGCACATGGAAAATGGTCATGTAGTCGTTGAAACACATAAGCTGGAAGTTGATTTTGAAAACGGAACCTTACATTTTGAAGGAGATTGGATTGATTCTCAGGAAGCACTCCAGCATATTAAGCTTTTCGGTTATGGTGAAGAATCTGTCTGCCATTCCTTAGTAGGCTACGCTAGCGGATATCTGTCTGAATTAATTGAAAAACAGGTCATTGTAAGAGAAACGAGCTGTATTGCTAAGGGTGATGAAAAGTGTCATTGGATTTGTAAGACAGTTGAGGAATGGGACGGGGACCCAGAGGTGGAGAAGGAGCGCTTATTTTTTGAAAGGGACCGAATCAGCGCTGAGCTTGAGGAAACCTATGAGAAGCTGAGACTGGAAAGAGACAATTTAAGTAAAACCTATGATGTTCACCAAAAATTATTTAAAGAGATTGTGTTTGAAACAGGCGTTCAGCCGATTGTGGATGTATTATATGAAACCTTGAAAATACCAGTGGTGATTGAGAGCTATAATTGTGAGGCGCGAGCCTTTGCTGGAATCTCTCAGCAGCAGGCAAACGAATATGCAGGTGAATTAAAAGCGTGGCTAGCTCTTCAGCAGCGGAAGAAGGGGAAAGAAAAGCAGGAGATTCAGGCTACAATCCTGCTGGAGCTTTCACCAGAGCATAGGAGAGTGATAACCCCCATCTATTTTCGCAAAAAAATCCATGGCTATTGTTCCTTTTTCACACAGGAGGATCAAGTGGCAGAAGTGGATAAAATGGTGTTAGGACAGGCTGCGTTGGCTTGTTCCCTACATTTGTTGAATGAGCAGACTCGGTTTAATACAGAGCAAACCATTCGAGGCAGTTTTCTAGATGACATTCTAAAAAAACGGCTGACGATGACAGAAATTGTGAGAAGAATCCACTATCTTGATTTTGAGTTAAACTCACCCTACTTTATGGCAGCTGTGCGACGCCGCTTTGAGAAAACGTCGCTTCAGGAAGAAATTGAATTTAATGATGAATTTATGAATGATCTTTTTAAATATTTTCAGAAGAAGAAAGTGAAGGCTTTATTAGGGAAAAAAGATGGGAATGTGATTATCCTCTTTTCGGGTTCATCTTATTTGCATGACCAGGAGAAAATAGATAGCTTTTGCCGACAGCTGCTTTCCTATTGCTATGATCGCTACCCAGCTTGTTCCTTTGCGATGGGGGTTAGCTCCAGGCTTCCATCTATTGATAGCGCGCCCCAATTATACAATGAATGTATTGCGTCATTAAAAGTAGCGAATACAAATCATAATCCGATTTATTTCGATACATTAGGAGTTGTTGGCATGCTGCTACAAACGAATAACCGTGAAGCGCTCGAGCAGTATGCTTATAAAATCGTAGGTCCTTTAATGGATGAGGATAAAAACAAAGGGATGGAATTATTGATCACCCTATATTATTATCTGGAAAATGGCTCCAATGTTCATAAGACCGCTCGGGCCATGAATTTCTCGGTTAATGGTCTGCGCTATCGATTGGGGAAAATCAATGAACTATTACAGGTGGATTTGAACCAAGCCTATAACCGTAATGAAATCTATGTCGCACTTCAATGCTTAACAGCTTTGGGAGAGTTAAATTTGCCTTCATAGTCGTAAGGGAGAAGAATCGATCTTGAGCTTAAGAGACAATCGTTCCCGTGTTTTTTTCTTGTCCGGAATAAATAGGAAGCAAAAGGTATAGACTTTTTAGGACAGTATAATGTACGGGATTGAAGCAAATAGTAAGGTGTCTGCACTATCCTCTAGGAGAGAATCCGTTTGCATAAGGACCGAAGTGGATAATAAATAAGTCTGACACCTTATGGGACAGCCTTAACTCATCTTCGTGAAAGGCGGCTAGTTATGACATATGTATTATTAATTGTCGGCTTTGCTTTGTTGATTAAAGGAGCTGATTATTTTGTTGAGGGTGCTTCAAGTATTGCAAGGGCTTTGAAGGTGTCACCATTGTTAATTGGTTTAACGATTGTGGCCTTCGGAACAAGCTCACCGGAAGCTACAGTCAGTATTGTGGCTGCTTTAGAGGAAAATGCGGGAGTGGCGGTTGGAAATGTAGTAGGGAGTAATATATTTAATATTACTCTAGTAGTTGGCTTAACGGCTCTCATCAATCCACTAACAGTTGAAAATGAAACGATTCGAAAGGAAATTCCTTTTACTTTTCTTGCAAGTGCCGTTTTGTTGGTCTTAATTAGTGATGCAGCCCTTCATGGCTTCAACGAGAACTTTATTACAAGAAGCGACGGATTGATATTCTTGTTATTTTTCTCCATTTTCCTCTATTATATTTTTGAGGTAGCACGAAAAAGTCGGGAGGCAGTGAAGGAAGAAAAAGAAACGAGAGAGACTGTTTCATGGAGCAAGAACGGTTTGCTTACAATAGGTGGTCTGGCTGCCATTATTTTTGGCGGGGAGTTAG of the Bacillus tuaregi genome contains:
- a CDS encoding MASE3 domain-containing protein encodes the protein MPYIESIFISESRIIIHSVFEIFGIFVAYSIFLYGWYAYPYIQTKTSLWLPIIFFSIGTFGLLHMITFPGMPTFITESSEIKTGWFEILVRITQSAGIFLLVIFMLNDKEEKLIKKYGYILATICILLVSASIIFLFEDYLPMISNNGESTLLRVTIYLTICFIYTLSILLIIKIRKKTKDYIYIYLIMGIFFLLSLNLLTLVYGGSQGYYNFLVHFLKVLGNMYIFIGFYSSKLQLTFLKKEKMEEDLNTTQGLLESFFENTPEGLLILDNQGSILRANKGFEKIIGVKESDVIGQDFRSIMNHGDDLSDVLEQALNGSNINDFEIKQQRENGDTIYLMISLSNIQGTHTGNISAIIRDITEQKEYECNLHAAKQELTDTIRQQQGIIFKYHKVDASFIHTLFDGELYYKLWGAPVQMIGHRFSYPTGHEAFDQLLYHYQIAWDGRDVSFELEWDHISLAVSLKPIIKAAQVVEVVGSIVDITQLKKTEELLRKSEKLAVVGEMAAGVAHEIRNPLTTLKGFTQLLKMEVDDNRLPMLELMSSELNRIEMITNEFMVIAKPQAIEYKTHNIKDIMNQVLSFMEPQALLQNVTMNKLFIETEPYVQCDENQLKQVFINIIKNAFEAMPNGGSLTVEIKESNQQTIDISIKDTGVGIPKEIIPKLCEPFYTLKEKGTGLGLMISYRIIEAHKGTIAFSSNLDKGTIVTVELPLQAVEVPSSSL
- a CDS encoding ferritin family protein, which gives rise to MTEKPAFKKTIRDTAWDYKTKNEYEDVTVKQQPYVHMHYRHIFDERDYDIYDPRYTRLKSSDWEAFRDPKKFWYTTYVNNRKKLAEEIENAFNQTNELGIVENLSAEWVDAVRDIYTPLRHLEYGENVQMQHVIRYALGSAIEQCATYQAYDKTGRAQWISQWAMNMQEHHGDFLAHGKEVLLNDPAYQPLRRYVEEILVTDDWAEVLVAENLTLDLLLGNLMYREFSKEAMKHGDTHLAVMNLVIGKQLDWHRDWAFSLFKLLAQDTAESRWDYLKALGYEDWGGDYRWGKVLSDPRETPEETLSNVEIIQEWVEKWYPKAFEAVLALAPLFEKYGIEINLPEALKKIEEENIIPIYKKYKLPFKQYEIALS
- a CDS encoding MmoB/DmpM family protein; its protein translation is MTVKQAYVGMDLDTSGGSIVTAIIAAIEEDNEGVIVEDFHVYKKVKAPGKMVLKRESVEEHLGADFEMDQVHLVMSSAFGFITDWDEEQLIIEWEDSE
- a CDS encoding YHS domain-containing protein; the encoded protein is MAKMGIKEKYHAMTRDLMWEPKDFDMNRVYPLIEKEGIILKDPSRWEDPFRMAYNQYVKIQSEKDGIYHSVRNAFEANDGYAKVVDSRWYEGVKVFANAVQPAEYSAHRLMAYVGRNIPIEAIRFATFNQAIDELRHAQIEIKHYAHMSKEIDGLHAFANTSQNLWFNTVPKSFFDDAMTAGPFEALMAISFSFEYVFTNILFLPFASSAGAVGDENFAAVGKTVQSDESRHMALGMSALKMLLEEDDRNVPIIQGWLDKWYWRAYRMFSVVATLVDYYPRIRPISWKKAFEMYVEEQVFNGLFKDLRKYGIRLPKHAEDSIKEKEHYSHSVMRILDQFKHANMFRGFQLQPDDYEWLSNEYPLFDEYYAPFFRRNDHNIFSNASPGIPAICSVCQIPAEFPDPDNPTKLWTQYSEYNGKTYMTCSPGCKHIFEQEPLKYMQIWWPAEAYFNGEFGEDPVAGLFKYIGLSPEEAGEHYSSREHARWLQYREHLGLDKKFF
- a CDS encoding NADH:ubiquinone reductase (Na(+)-transporting) subunit F, whose amino-acid sequence is MSKATTAVETYEVTLEPSGKVITVKEGQTILDAAIRNGVQVAYGCRHGSCSACKCQVLEGDYEIMDRVSEYSLMSFERDEGFTLMCSTLVEGDLVIEVEEEESDLPFFAVHDFEAEVVENHAATHDIHMIKLKLQDPDAIPYGSGQFFEFEIPDLEDSRAYSVANKYQDGSVVEFHVKRVPDGKGSNYMCDLAIGDVITGSGPYGTMQLRNRDKDIIFIAGGSGMAPIKSLVEELFSESFDKEAYFFYGARSKKDLYLVEEWEELAKQHGNFHFIPALSQPDDTDEWAGETGFIADVISKKLENMSGMDAYLCGPPIMIETSCDALAKGGVKGTDISYDEF
- a CDS encoding catechol 2,3-dioxygenase, yielding MARVMRIGRIELKVLDLEKSVEYYTKVIGLEETGRMGDSVYLKAWDEYDHHSVILTKSNSAGMAHFAFKVETLDDLAYYEKKVEEFGCKTTRISKGTRLAEGEAVHFILPTGHHCELYHEIDVLGTAVGNLNPHPWPLGKVGIAPHRFDHCLLTGDDLKTVTRFFIEALNFRQSEKITTVDGEELLGSFLFTTNKAHDLAFVKGPDAKFHHAGFHVDSVHDVFKAADILSMYEVPFDVTPTRHGITRGETIYFFDPSGNRNEAFAGGYITYPDMPTITWTEDKIGQGIFYHRRELTESFMKALT
- a CDS encoding 2Fe-2S iron-sulfur cluster-binding protein, whose amino-acid sequence is MNKITLKARGQQFEYSCPTNTTPLRAARDQFIPIPTGCIRGGCGMCKVKVLDGDYEQEIIRSHDALSDEELASGYALACCMTAKGDLEIITVEDYQKLQEEKTEKVSGTNKC
- a CDS encoding XylR N-terminal domain-containing protein encodes the protein MHHTSNQPMINIPSSAFGELRRELIDMLGSKRSKGFLLRYGWNCGVTDCRQMLELNWEDKRELILAGPKMHMENGHVVVETHKLEVDFENGTLHFEGDWIDSQEALQHIKLFGYGEESVCHSLVGYASGYLSELIEKQVIVRETSCIAKGDEKCHWICKTVEEWDGDPEVEKERLFFERDRISAELEETYEKLRLERDNLSKTYDVHQKLFKEIVFETGVQPIVDVLYETLKIPVVIESYNCEARAFAGISQQQANEYAGELKAWLALQQRKKGKEKQEIQATILLELSPEHRRVITPIYFRKKIHGYCSFFTQEDQVAEVDKMVLGQAALACSLHLLNEQTRFNTEQTIRGSFLDDILKKRLTMTEIVRRIHYLDFELNSPYFMAAVRRRFEKTSLQEEIEFNDEFMNDLFKYFQKKKVKALLGKKDGNVIILFSGSSYLHDQEKIDSFCRQLLSYCYDRYPACSFAMGVSSRLPSIDSAPQLYNECIASLKVANTNHNPIYFDTLGVVGMLLQTNNREALEQYAYKIVGPLMDEDKNKGMELLITLYYYLENGSNVHKTARAMNFSVNGLRYRLGKINELLQVDLNQAYNRNEIYVALQCLTALGELNLPS
- a CDS encoding calcium/sodium antiporter; this encodes MTYVLLIVGFALLIKGADYFVEGASSIARALKVSPLLIGLTIVAFGTSSPEATVSIVAALEENAGVAVGNVVGSNIFNITLVVGLTALINPLTVENETIRKEIPFTFLASAVLLVLISDAALHGFNENFITRSDGLIFLLFFSIFLYYIFEVARKSREAVKEEKETRETVSWSKNGLLTIGGLAAIIFGGELVVNHATEIAYSFGMSETLVGLTIVAVGTSLPELITSITAAMKRESEIALGNIVGSNIFNIFFVLGSASVISPLAVDSKIYIDVLLLMMITVVLFIFSRTHFTIGKREGFILSVAYILYMVYILMRN